From a region of the Sebastes umbrosus isolate fSebUmb1 chromosome 10, fSebUmb1.pri, whole genome shotgun sequence genome:
- the LOC119496165 gene encoding trichohyalin-like isoform X3 — MFPRESYCRKDEVVKVKGLRQEEERWLHAYQLKRVAPDPREQSPKEKHPKMQRHTTPLKDEVVKVKGPRQEEERWLHSHQQKKVAQDPIKQSPKAKYPEMQRHTIPHKDEVVKVKGLRQEEERWLRSHRQKKVAPDPREQSPKAKHPKMQSHTTPHKDEVVKVKGLRQEEERCLRSHQQKKVAPDPREQSPKARHPKMQCHTTPRKDEVVKVKVLRQEEERCLRSHQQKKVAPDPGEQSPKARHPKMQCHTPYHKDEVVKVKGLRQEEERLLRSHQQKKVAPEPSEQSPKARHLKMQCHSPYHKDEVVKVKGLRQEEERCLRSHQQKKVAPDPGEQSPKARHPKMQCHTPYHKDEVVKVKGLRQEEERLLRSHQQKKVAPEPSEQSPKARHLKMQCHSPYHKDEVVKVKVLRQEEERCLRSHQQKKVAPDPGEQSPKARHPKMQCHTPYHKDEVVKVKGLRQEEERLLRSHQQKKVAPEPSEQSPKARHSKMQSHTTPHKDEVVKVKGPRQEEERLLRSHQQKKVAPDPREQNQKSRHPQMQPHTTPHKDEVVKVKGLRQEEERCLRSHQQKKVAPDPREQSPKARHPPMQRHTIPYKDEVVKVKVLRPEEKRCLRSHQQKKVAPDPREQSPKARHPQMQRHTIPHKDEVVKVKVLRPEEERCLRSHQQKKVAPDPREQSPKARHPQMQRHTIPHKDEVVKVKVFRPEEERCLRSHQQKKVAPDPREQSPKARHPQMQRHTIPHKDEVVKVKVLRQEEERCLRSHQQKKVAPDPKEQSPKAKHPKMQSHTPYHKDEVVKVKGLRQEEERLLGSHQQKKVAPDPGEQSPKAKHPKMQRQTIPHKDEVVKVKVLRQEEERCLRSHQQEKVAPDPGEQSPKAKYPKMQCHTIPHKDEVVKDKGLREEEERCLRSHQQEKVAPDPGEQSPKAKHPKMQCHTIPHKDEVVKDKDLREEEERCLRSHQQEKVAPDPGEQSPKAKHPKMQCHTIPHKDEVVKDKDLREEEERCLRSHQQEKVAPDPGEQSPKAKHPKMQCHTIPHKDEVVKDKDLREEEERCLRSHQQEKVAPDPGEQSPKAKHPKMQCHTIPHKDEVVKDKDLREEEERCLRSHQQEKVAPDPGEQSPKAKHPKMQCHTIPHKDEVVKDKGLREEEERRLGENKTGVQAVPEKKKGQDAVSPTQTVRQQQIKFLGFPNPAVYCYINSTLQSLLTLEEFVSAFSCQEEVWNSMPEAALLRSFMDIKKCHFSGDTSHKIDLLTELKKTIWSPEFQDLDQKDAHEFFTTVLEQMRCLSPKLQEMAARLGTSYSCPVEDNLVFKMLNTRTCKRCGSGSSREEEFTNLSLDLVPGGGSVEQMLEDYLSEKELKYKCECGGTKSIQRLSFLTLPRVLVLHLKRFRFTPSFQLRKLNDPVSLLRDLVVMSDQAGCCYSLVSTINHLGSTPDSGHYICDGRDPDVGQGDRTDRWFTYDDAEVTETSGDYVCDTRRRSSYILTYKRHD, encoded by the exons ATGTTTCCTCGGGAATCCTATTGTAGAAAG GACGAGGTGGTGAAGGTCAAAGGCctcagacaggaagaggagagatggcTCCATGCATACCAACTGAAAAGGGTTGCACCAGATCCTAGAGAGCAGAGCCCAAAGGAAAAGCACCCAAAGATGCAGCGCCACACCACCCCTCTCAAAGACGAGGTGGTGAAGGTCAAAGGCCccagacaggaagaggagagatggcTCCATTCACACCAACAGAAAAAAGTTGCACAAGATCCTATAAAGCAGAGCCCAAAGGCAAAGTACCCTGAGATGCAGCGCCACACCATCCCTCATAAGGACGAGGTGGTGAAAGTCAAAGGCctcagacaggaagaggagagatggcTCCGTTCACACCGCCAGAAAAAGGTTGCACCAGATCCTAGAGAGCAGAGCCCAAAGGCAAAGCACCCGAAGATGCAGAGCCACACCACCCCTCACAAGGACGAGGTGGTGAAG GTCAAAGGCctcagacaggaagaggagagatgcCTCCGTTCACACCAACAGAAAAAGGTTGCACCAGATCCTAGAGAGCAGAGCCCAAAGGCAAGGCACCCAAAGATGCAGTGCCACACCACCCCTCGCAAGGACGAGGTGGTGAAG GTCAAAGTCctcagacaggaagaggagagatgcCTCCGTTCACACCAACAGAAAAAGGTTGCACCAGATCCTGGAGAGCAGAGCCCAAAGGCAAGGCACCCAAAGATGCAGTGCCACACCCCCTATCACAAGGACGAGGTGGTGAAGGTCAAAGGCctcagacaggaagaggagagattGCTCCGTTCACACCAACAGAAAAAAGTTGCACCAGAGCCTAGTGAGCAGAGCCCAAAGGCAAGGCACTTGAAGATGCAGTGCCACTCCCCCTATCACAAGGACGAGGTGGTGAAAGTCAAAGGCctcagacaggaagaggagagatgcCTCCGTTCACACCAACAGAAAAAGGTTGCACCAGATCCTGGAGAGCAGAGCCCAAAGGCAAGGCACCCAAAGATGCAGTGCCACACCCCCTATCACAAGGACGAGGTGGTGAAGGTCAAAGGCctcagacaggaagaggagagattGCTCCGTTCACACCAACAGAAAAAAGTTGCACCAGAGCCTAGTGAGCAGAGCCCAAAGGCAAGGCACTTGAAGATGCAGTGCCACTCCCCCTATCACAAGGACGAGGTGGTGAAAGTCAAAGTCctcagacaggaagaggagagatgcCTCCGTTCACACCAACAGAAAAAGGTTGCACCAGATCCTGGAGAGCAGAGCCCAAAGGCAAGGCACCCAAAGATGCAGTGCCACACCCCCTATCACAAGGACGAGGTGGTGAAGGTCAAAGGCctcagacaggaagaggagagattGCTCCGTTCACACCAACAGAAAAAAGTTGCACCAGAGCCTAGTGAGCAGAGCCCAAAGGCAAGGCACTCGAAGATGCAGAGCCACACCACCCCTCACAAGGACGAGGTGGTGAAGGTCAAAGGCCccagacaggaagaggagagattGCTCCGTTCACACCAACAGAAAAAGGTTGCACCAGATCCTAGAGAGCAGAACCAAAAGTCAAGGCACCCGCAGATGCAGCCCCACACCACCCCTCACAAGGACGAGGTGGTGAAGGTCAAAGGCctcagacaggaagaggagagatgcCTCCGTTCACACCAACAGAAAAAGGTTGCACCAGATCCTAGAGAGCAGAGCCCAAAGGCAAGGCACCCGCCGATGCAGCGCCACACCATCCCTTACAAGGACGAGGTGGTGAAGGTTAAAGTCCTCAGACCGGAAGAGAAGAGATGCCTCCGTTCACACCAACAGAAAAAGGTTGCACCAGATCCTAGAGAGCAGAGCCCAAAGGCAAGGCACCCGCAGATGCAGCGCCACACCATCCCTCACAAGGACGAGGTGGTGAAGGTCAAAGTCCTCAGACCGGAAGAGGAGAGATGCCTCCGTTCACACCAACAGAAAAAGGTTGCACCAGATCCTAGAGAGCAGAGCCCAAAGGCAAGGCACCCGCAGATGCAGCGCCACACCATCCCTCACAAGGACGAGGTGGTGAAGGTCAAAGTCTTCAGACCGGAAGAGGAGAGATGCCTCCGTTCACACCAACAGAAAAAGGTTGCACCAGATCCTAGAGAGCAGAGCCCAAAGGCAAGGCACCCGCAGATGCAGCGCCACACCATCCCTCACAAGGACGAGGTGGTGAAGGTCAAAGTCctcagacaggaagaggagagatgcCTCCGTTCACACCAACAGAAAAAGGTTGCACCAGATCCTAAAGAGCAGAGCCCAAAGGCAAAGCACCCAAAGATGCAGAGCCACACCCCCTATCACAAGGACGAGGTGGTGAAGGTCAAAGGCctcagacaggaagaggagagattGCTCGGTTCACACCAACAGAAAAAGGTTGCACCAGATCCTGGAGAGCAGAGCCCAAAGGCAAAGCACCCAAAGATGCAGCGCCAAACCATCCCTCATAAGGACGAGGTGGTGAAGGTCAAAGTCctcagacaggaagaggagagatgcCTCCGTTCACATCAACAGGAAAAGGTTGCACCCGATCCTGGAGAGCAGAGCCCAAAGGCAAAGTATCCAAAGATGCAATGCCACACCATCCCTCACAAAGACGAGGTGGTGAAGGACAAAGGcctcagagaggaagaggagagatgcCTCCGTTCACACCAACAGGAAAAGGTTGCACCCGATCCTGGAGAGCAGAGCCCAAAGGCAAAGCACCCGAAGATGCAATGCCACACCATCCCTCACAAGGACGAGGTGGTGAAGGACAAAGAcctcagagaggaagaggagagatgcCTCCGTTCACACCAACAGGAAAAGGTTGCACCCGATCCTGGAGAGCAGAGCCCAAAGGCAAAGCACCCGAAGATGCAATGCCACACCATCCCTCACAAGGACGAGGTGGTGAAGGACAAAGAcctcagagaggaagaggagagatgcCTCCGTTCACACCAACAGGAAAAGGTTGCACCCGATCCTGGAGAGCAGAGCCCAAAGGCAAAGCACCCGAAGATGCAATGCCACACCATCCCTCACAAGGACGAGGTGGTGAAGGACAAAGAcctcagagaggaagaggagagatgcCTCCGTTCACACCAACAGGAAAAGGTTGCACCCGATCCTGGAGAGCAGAGCCCAAAGGCAAAGCACCCGAAGATGCAATGCCACACCATCCCTCACAAGGACGAGGTGGTGAAGGACAAAGAcctcagagaggaagaggagagatgcCTCCGTTCACACCAACAGGAAAAGGTTGCACCCGATCCTGGAGAGCAGAGCCCAAAGGCAAAGCATCCAAAGATGCAATGCCACACCATCCCTCACAAAGACGAGGTGGTGAAGGACAAAGGcctcagagaggaagaggagagacggcTGGGGGAAAACAAGACAGGTGTTCAGGCTGTGCCCGAAAAAAAGAAGGGACAAGATGCCGTCTCCCCGACTCAGACCGTCAGACAGCAGCAGATAAAGTTTCTTGG gTTCCCGAACCCAGCAGtatactgttatataaactCCACCCTGCAGAGCCTCCTGACATTGGAGGAGTTTGTAAGCGCCTTCAGCTGTCAGGAGGAGGTCTGGAATTCAATGCCTGAAGCTGCACTTCTGAG ATCATTTATGGACATCAAAAAGTGTCACTTTTCCGGGGACACCAGCCATAAAATTGACCTTCTAACTGAACTCAAGAAGACGATTTGGTCTCCGGAGTTCCAGGATCTCGACCAGAAG gatGCTCACGAGTTCTTCACCACTGTGCTCGAGCAGATGAGATGCTTGAGCCCAAAGCTTCAGGAGATGGCTGCCAGGTTGGGCACCTCCTACAGCTGTCCAGTGGAAGATAACTTGGTGTTTAAAATGCTTAACACCAGGACCTGCAAAAG GTGCGGCTCAGGATCCTCACGAGAGGAGGAATTTACTAACCTCTCCCTGGATCTGGTGCCTGGAGGCGGAAGCGTGGAGCAGATGCTTGAGGATTACCTGTCG GAGAAGGAGTTGAAGTACAAGTGCGAGTGCGGTGGCACCAAGTCAATCCAGCGCCTGTCATTTCTGACCCTGCCAAG AGTGCTGGTCTTGCATCTAAAGCGCTTCAGGTTCACTCCATCCTTCCAGCTTCGAAAGCTCAATGACCCCGTCAGCCTACTCAGGGATCTGGTGGTGATGTCAGACCAG GCTGGTTGCTGCTACAGTCTGGTCAGCACCATTAATCACCTCGGCTCCACACCAGATAGTG GACACTACATCTGTGACGGCAGGGATCCAGATGTGGGACAGGGGGACCGAACTGACCGCTGGTTCACCTACGATGACGCAGAGGTGACCGAAACAAGCGGCGACTATGTGTGTGACACGCGGAGAAGATCCTCCTACATCCTGACATACAAACGTCAt GACTAG
- the LOC119496165 gene encoding trichohyalin-like isoform X1, producing the protein MFPRESYCRKDEVVKVKGLRQEEERWLHAYQLKRVAPDPREQSPKEKHPKMQRHTTPLKDEVVKVKGPRQEEERWLHSHQQKKVAQDPIKQSPKAKYPEMQRHTIPHKDEVVKVKGLRQEEERWLRSHRQKKVAPDPREQSPKAKHPKMQSHTTPHKDEVVKVKGLRQEEERCLRSHQQKKVAPDPREQSPKARHPKMQCHTTPRKDEVVKVKGLRQEEERLLRSHQQKKVAPEPSEQSPKARHSKMQCHSIPHKDEVVKVKVLRQEEERCLRSHQQKKVAPDPGEQSPKARHPKMQCHTPYHKDEVVKVKGLRQEEERLLRSHQQKKVAPEPSEQSPKARHLKMQCHSPYHKDEVVKVKGLRQEEERCLRSHQQKKVAPDPGEQSPKARHPKMQCHTPYHKDEVVKVKGLRQEEERLLRSHQQKKVAPEPSEQSPKARHLKMQCHSPYHKDEVVKVKVLRQEEERCLRSHQQKKVAPDPGEQSPKARHPKMQCHTPYHKDEVVKVKGLRQEEERLLRSHQQKKVAPEPSEQSPKARHSKMQSHTTPHKDEVVKVKGPRQEEERLLRSHQQKKVAPDPREQNQKSRHPQMQPHTTPHKDEVVKVKGLRQEEERCLRSHQQKKVAPDPREQSPKARHPPMQRHTIPYKDEVVKVKVLRPEEKRCLRSHQQKKVAPDPREQSPKARHPQMQRHTIPHKDEVVKVKVLRPEEERCLRSHQQKKVAPDPREQSPKARHPQMQRHTIPHKDEVVKVKVFRPEEERCLRSHQQKKVAPDPREQSPKARHPQMQRHTIPHKDEVVKVKVLRQEEERCLRSHQQKKVAPDPKEQSPKAKHPKMQSHTPYHKDEVVKVKGLRQEEERLLGSHQQKKVAPDPGEQSPKAKHPKMQRQTIPHKDEVVKVKVLRQEEERCLRSHQQEKVAPDPGEQSPKAKYPKMQCHTIPHKDEVVKDKGLREEEERCLRSHQQEKVAPDPGEQSPKAKHPKMQCHTIPHKDEVVKDKDLREEEERCLRSHQQEKVAPDPGEQSPKAKHPKMQCHTIPHKDEVVKDKDLREEEERCLRSHQQEKVAPDPGEQSPKAKHPKMQCHTIPHKDEVVKDKDLREEEERCLRSHQQEKVAPDPGEQSPKAKHPKMQCHTIPHKDEVVKDKDLREEEERCLRSHQQEKVAPDPGEQSPKAKHPKMQCHTIPHKDEVVKDKGLREEEERRLGENKTGVQAVPEKKKGQDAVSPTQTVRQQQIKFLGFPNPAVYCYINSTLQSLLTLEEFVSAFSCQEEVWNSMPEAALLRSFMDIKKCHFSGDTSHKIDLLTELKKTIWSPEFQDLDQKDAHEFFTTVLEQMRCLSPKLQEMAARLGTSYSCPVEDNLVFKMLNTRTCKRCGSGSSREEEFTNLSLDLVPGGGSVEQMLEDYLSEKELKYKCECGGTKSIQRLSFLTLPRVLVLHLKRFRFTPSFQLRKLNDPVSLLRDLVVMSDQAGCCYSLVSTINHLGSTPDSGHYICDGRDPDVGQGDRTDRWFTYDDAEVTETSGDYVCDTRRRSSYILTYKRHD; encoded by the exons ATGTTTCCTCGGGAATCCTATTGTAGAAAG GACGAGGTGGTGAAGGTCAAAGGCctcagacaggaagaggagagatggcTCCATGCATACCAACTGAAAAGGGTTGCACCAGATCCTAGAGAGCAGAGCCCAAAGGAAAAGCACCCAAAGATGCAGCGCCACACCACCCCTCTCAAAGACGAGGTGGTGAAGGTCAAAGGCCccagacaggaagaggagagatggcTCCATTCACACCAACAGAAAAAAGTTGCACAAGATCCTATAAAGCAGAGCCCAAAGGCAAAGTACCCTGAGATGCAGCGCCACACCATCCCTCATAAGGACGAGGTGGTGAAAGTCAAAGGCctcagacaggaagaggagagatggcTCCGTTCACACCGCCAGAAAAAGGTTGCACCAGATCCTAGAGAGCAGAGCCCAAAGGCAAAGCACCCGAAGATGCAGAGCCACACCACCCCTCACAAGGACGAGGTGGTGAAG GTCAAAGGCctcagacaggaagaggagagatgcCTCCGTTCACACCAACAGAAAAAGGTTGCACCAGATCCTAGAGAGCAGAGCCCAAAGGCAAGGCACCCAAAGATGCAGTGCCACACCACCCCTCGCAAGGACGAGGTGGTGAAGGTCAAAGGCctcagacaggaagaggagagattGCTCCGTTCACACCAACAGAAAAAAGTTGCACCAGAGCCTAGTGAGCAGAGCCCAAAGGCAAGGCACTCGAAGATGCAGTGCCACTCCATCCCTCACAAGGACGAGGTGGTGAAGGTCAAAGTCctcagacaggaagaggagagatgcCTCCGTTCACACCAACAGAAAAAGGTTGCACCAGATCCTGGAGAGCAGAGCCCAAAGGCAAGGCACCCAAAGATGCAGTGCCACACCCCCTATCACAAGGACGAGGTGGTGAAGGTCAAAGGCctcagacaggaagaggagagattGCTCCGTTCACACCAACAGAAAAAAGTTGCACCAGAGCCTAGTGAGCAGAGCCCAAAGGCAAGGCACTTGAAGATGCAGTGCCACTCCCCCTATCACAAGGACGAGGTGGTGAAAGTCAAAGGCctcagacaggaagaggagagatgcCTCCGTTCACACCAACAGAAAAAGGTTGCACCAGATCCTGGAGAGCAGAGCCCAAAGGCAAGGCACCCAAAGATGCAGTGCCACACCCCCTATCACAAGGACGAGGTGGTGAAGGTCAAAGGCctcagacaggaagaggagagattGCTCCGTTCACACCAACAGAAAAAAGTTGCACCAGAGCCTAGTGAGCAGAGCCCAAAGGCAAGGCACTTGAAGATGCAGTGCCACTCCCCCTATCACAAGGACGAGGTGGTGAAAGTCAAAGTCctcagacaggaagaggagagatgcCTCCGTTCACACCAACAGAAAAAGGTTGCACCAGATCCTGGAGAGCAGAGCCCAAAGGCAAGGCACCCAAAGATGCAGTGCCACACCCCCTATCACAAGGACGAGGTGGTGAAGGTCAAAGGCctcagacaggaagaggagagattGCTCCGTTCACACCAACAGAAAAAAGTTGCACCAGAGCCTAGTGAGCAGAGCCCAAAGGCAAGGCACTCGAAGATGCAGAGCCACACCACCCCTCACAAGGACGAGGTGGTGAAGGTCAAAGGCCccagacaggaagaggagagattGCTCCGTTCACACCAACAGAAAAAGGTTGCACCAGATCCTAGAGAGCAGAACCAAAAGTCAAGGCACCCGCAGATGCAGCCCCACACCACCCCTCACAAGGACGAGGTGGTGAAGGTCAAAGGCctcagacaggaagaggagagatgcCTCCGTTCACACCAACAGAAAAAGGTTGCACCAGATCCTAGAGAGCAGAGCCCAAAGGCAAGGCACCCGCCGATGCAGCGCCACACCATCCCTTACAAGGACGAGGTGGTGAAGGTTAAAGTCCTCAGACCGGAAGAGAAGAGATGCCTCCGTTCACACCAACAGAAAAAGGTTGCACCAGATCCTAGAGAGCAGAGCCCAAAGGCAAGGCACCCGCAGATGCAGCGCCACACCATCCCTCACAAGGACGAGGTGGTGAAGGTCAAAGTCCTCAGACCGGAAGAGGAGAGATGCCTCCGTTCACACCAACAGAAAAAGGTTGCACCAGATCCTAGAGAGCAGAGCCCAAAGGCAAGGCACCCGCAGATGCAGCGCCACACCATCCCTCACAAGGACGAGGTGGTGAAGGTCAAAGTCTTCAGACCGGAAGAGGAGAGATGCCTCCGTTCACACCAACAGAAAAAGGTTGCACCAGATCCTAGAGAGCAGAGCCCAAAGGCAAGGCACCCGCAGATGCAGCGCCACACCATCCCTCACAAGGACGAGGTGGTGAAGGTCAAAGTCctcagacaggaagaggagagatgcCTCCGTTCACACCAACAGAAAAAGGTTGCACCAGATCCTAAAGAGCAGAGCCCAAAGGCAAAGCACCCAAAGATGCAGAGCCACACCCCCTATCACAAGGACGAGGTGGTGAAGGTCAAAGGCctcagacaggaagaggagagattGCTCGGTTCACACCAACAGAAAAAGGTTGCACCAGATCCTGGAGAGCAGAGCCCAAAGGCAAAGCACCCAAAGATGCAGCGCCAAACCATCCCTCATAAGGACGAGGTGGTGAAGGTCAAAGTCctcagacaggaagaggagagatgcCTCCGTTCACATCAACAGGAAAAGGTTGCACCCGATCCTGGAGAGCAGAGCCCAAAGGCAAAGTATCCAAAGATGCAATGCCACACCATCCCTCACAAAGACGAGGTGGTGAAGGACAAAGGcctcagagaggaagaggagagatgcCTCCGTTCACACCAACAGGAAAAGGTTGCACCCGATCCTGGAGAGCAGAGCCCAAAGGCAAAGCACCCGAAGATGCAATGCCACACCATCCCTCACAAGGACGAGGTGGTGAAGGACAAAGAcctcagagaggaagaggagagatgcCTCCGTTCACACCAACAGGAAAAGGTTGCACCCGATCCTGGAGAGCAGAGCCCAAAGGCAAAGCACCCGAAGATGCAATGCCACACCATCCCTCACAAGGACGAGGTGGTGAAGGACAAAGAcctcagagaggaagaggagagatgcCTCCGTTCACACCAACAGGAAAAGGTTGCACCCGATCCTGGAGAGCAGAGCCCAAAGGCAAAGCACCCGAAGATGCAATGCCACACCATCCCTCACAAGGACGAGGTGGTGAAGGACAAAGAcctcagagaggaagaggagagatgcCTCCGTTCACACCAACAGGAAAAGGTTGCACCCGATCCTGGAGAGCAGAGCCCAAAGGCAAAGCACCCGAAGATGCAATGCCACACCATCCCTCACAAGGACGAGGTGGTGAAGGACAAAGAcctcagagaggaagaggagagatgcCTCCGTTCACACCAACAGGAAAAGGTTGCACCCGATCCTGGAGAGCAGAGCCCAAAGGCAAAGCATCCAAAGATGCAATGCCACACCATCCCTCACAAAGACGAGGTGGTGAAGGACAAAGGcctcagagaggaagaggagagacggcTGGGGGAAAACAAGACAGGTGTTCAGGCTGTGCCCGAAAAAAAGAAGGGACAAGATGCCGTCTCCCCGACTCAGACCGTCAGACAGCAGCAGATAAAGTTTCTTGG gTTCCCGAACCCAGCAGtatactgttatataaactCCACCCTGCAGAGCCTCCTGACATTGGAGGAGTTTGTAAGCGCCTTCAGCTGTCAGGAGGAGGTCTGGAATTCAATGCCTGAAGCTGCACTTCTGAG ATCATTTATGGACATCAAAAAGTGTCACTTTTCCGGGGACACCAGCCATAAAATTGACCTTCTAACTGAACTCAAGAAGACGATTTGGTCTCCGGAGTTCCAGGATCTCGACCAGAAG gatGCTCACGAGTTCTTCACCACTGTGCTCGAGCAGATGAGATGCTTGAGCCCAAAGCTTCAGGAGATGGCTGCCAGGTTGGGCACCTCCTACAGCTGTCCAGTGGAAGATAACTTGGTGTTTAAAATGCTTAACACCAGGACCTGCAAAAG GTGCGGCTCAGGATCCTCACGAGAGGAGGAATTTACTAACCTCTCCCTGGATCTGGTGCCTGGAGGCGGAAGCGTGGAGCAGATGCTTGAGGATTACCTGTCG GAGAAGGAGTTGAAGTACAAGTGCGAGTGCGGTGGCACCAAGTCAATCCAGCGCCTGTCATTTCTGACCCTGCCAAG AGTGCTGGTCTTGCATCTAAAGCGCTTCAGGTTCACTCCATCCTTCCAGCTTCGAAAGCTCAATGACCCCGTCAGCCTACTCAGGGATCTGGTGGTGATGTCAGACCAG GCTGGTTGCTGCTACAGTCTGGTCAGCACCATTAATCACCTCGGCTCCACACCAGATAGTG GACACTACATCTGTGACGGCAGGGATCCAGATGTGGGACAGGGGGACCGAACTGACCGCTGGTTCACCTACGATGACGCAGAGGTGACCGAAACAAGCGGCGACTATGTGTGTGACACGCGGAGAAGATCCTCCTACATCCTGACATACAAACGTCAt GACTAG